ttcaatgttcctttaattgagtttctcttctacttttatttattctactactttaatttatgaattctcatgttatatttgatttcttttgttaatgcaatttgaggtatttcatatttattgaTTGCTTCCACATTTGTTGTTATTGAatctcttggctttggttgagtaattggtgacacttgagttatcaaactcctttgttgatgGATAATTGTTATGTTTACTAGttgatttgaattccactaactctagtttctccataggagttgactaggacctgggaaatcaaatttatttatcCTCTTGAcgtaccttcatagttagaggttgaccaagtgggagcaatgaacaattctcatcacaattgataaggataactaggataggacatccagttctcataccttgccaagagtttttccagttgttagtttacttcttttgccatttactttccttgttccttatttcaaaaatcccaaaaacacacttttccataaccaattataagcacacttccctacaattccttgagagacgacccgaggtttaaatacttcggttatcaattttattaggggtttgttactcgtgacaaacaagtttttgtacgaaaggattctttgttggtttagaagctatacttgcaacgagaacttatttgtgaattctagaccacgcaagaaTCATTTTGACGAACGAATTcttgtgtggtctagaatttcacgaataaattctcgttggaagtatagcttctaaacctaacaagaatcctttcgtacaaaaacttggttcacaagtaacaaacccctagtgaaattgataaccgaagtatttaaacatcgggtcgtctgtcaaggaattgcaaggaagtgttcttgttattggttatgtaaaggtatattttggagtttttaagataagaagcaagaatagtaaatggcaaaaaaaataaactaataactagaaaaacCCTTTGGTAAGGTATGAGAACTGAatgtcctatcctagttatccttatcaattgtgatgagaattgttcattgcttgataaaccccaattttgtggtttatcttgtgcttaatttgggggtTTTTGTCAATATTTCTCGTACTTATTCACAAgaaatgcatggttttgtgtTCACTTCCTAATATTGCTCCATGATGGAAAAATGCTTATATTGCCTTAGAATTGCTATATTTTTATCCTCTttattgccattcgatgccgtgatgtatttgttgagtgatttcagaattAATAGGGTAAGAATGGcctagaagagagaaagaaagcatgcacaAGAGGAAGGAACATGAAGATTTGGATTTTGGGAACATCAGcaccgacgcgcacgcgcacttcatgcgcacgcgtggatgaggATAGCTGGAAGCGGCGCACAAGGATGGACGCATCCGTGCAGGCCAGAGAATTCCAACCGACGCGCACACGCACTTGgtgcgcacgcgtggatcacaaaagcaatcggcgcgcacgcacgcATAACGCGCATGCGCGGGAAgctgcacgtgacctcattaaaggaaATCATGCCTGGAGATTTCTGAGGCTCATTAGGCCCAATTTTAAGCTGTTTCTGCATGGAAAAAGACCCAAGGATGCTAGGGGGGATCAATCATTTTTACACTAAGACATATTTTCTAGTTTTtggttctttgttcttctagagagagaaaccctTGTTCTTCTCTAGATCTAGCTTTAATTTGATCTTTCCTTGTTAAATTTTGAATTGGATCTTGTTAATTACTAGTTTTGATTGTTTAATTTGAATCTCTTAGTATAATTTTGCTTACTTGTGTTAGTTTTATGGATTCTTGTCAATTGTTACTTTATACCCATTGCATGAATGTTGTAAATCTTGGTTTGTTGATCTAACATTGATGATTTCTATGATTAATTGTGTTAGTGGGTATTTGTTAATTTCAATCCAATTGCAATTTGAACATGTCTTTTGTTAATGCTTACCATGTGTTTAATGAATTGTTTACCttgattatggagtagttctttttactcttggcttagGCCAAGAGAATTGGGTaaacttgagtcattgggtctaatagatttgatgatttgagaacccttagtggtcaatttgatagccattgacactagcctactactaGGTTAATTATTAGTGAGGTTAGACCTTATGGGTGGATGTTGACCAAACCATTTAACATACTTCAAGTATAGAAGTAGACTTAATGAGTTTGgttcctcataattgtcaagatatggTTATTAGACAAGGATAGTGACCCCAATTCCCATGTCTAGCCAAGAGTTGCTTTTATCATTCTTATTTGAAGACCCAAAAATCTTGATTGCTTTGCCTTAGTTATAGTTATTGTTTAGTTGAGAGTAGAATTAGATTGAATGTTGTCTTCTTAGTTTGGAATTGCTCACATCTTGCTTAGTTATTTGAATTagttccttgcactttaagattacTTAGTTGCTAAGATTCCTAGTTTAATTCCTTGCCTATGACTTATAACCCCGGATTTCTAACCAATGTTGAAGCATATTTGcccattccttgtgagacgacccgaggtttgaatacttcggttattttattggggttgaacttgtgacaaccaattcctttctaaatttgatcctcgaggattgttgttggtagagctatacttgcaacgtaactTTATTGAGAAATTCTCTTCCGACATAGACCACGAGCGCTCATCaaatttttggcaccgttgccggggaatggtTGCAACATATGCCTTGATATTGGTtatgtgaatatgtgaatattgtagaTAGTTTGTTTGCTTTCAACACTTAGCTATAGTttaacttcttttatttttgtgctATGACTCTCAAGTTTGATGACTTGGTCTCAACCAAATTCTAGCTTAGCCGATTTTGATCCcgagattgaaagaactttgTTACACACTCGGCAAGCTAGACGGTGGTTGGATTATACGGCTAGTGCTtctgtaacgacccaatttcttgtacgtcatgatcatactagaaactgagcgctaccaacttgtcttccttatctattatctattatttgGATAAAAACGTACtttttttccaaactttatagTGTTGCCAGCAGACTCATCTACCATTCTTTTCCGACAGTCTCTTGCCCGATGTCTTTCCTTATTACAATAGTAACATAAACCTGTTCTAACCCGGCAAAGCCTACTACCATGGTTCTTTCCACAAGTTGGGCATATTACACCATTCTGAGCTTGGTGAGGTTGACTCTCATGTCCTTGTCGAATGTCACGGTTATTGTCACTACCATTATTGCAAGTTAGAAGGCTGACAGCTCGGTGGTTTCCATTCCAATGCTGGAATTGACCAATGGCTTTAAAGTTGCGACCTTGAGGGGCTAAATTCTGAACAAAGTCTCTTTGTAAATCCTCCCTACGACTTGCTCGAGCTATCGCCAACTTCTTTGAACATTCTTCCACTAGTTTACTTTTATTCACTAGTTCAGCAAAATTTCGTATTTCTAGCGGAACAACAGAATTCATTAGTTCTTCTCGGAGTCCTCCTTCAAACTTTaaacacttccattcctcaaagTCTGCTGGGTTCCCTTGACAAATCTTGGAGAAACGACACAAGTCATCGAATTTACGGGCATACTCAGCAATAGTCATATCCCCTTGTTTCAGCTGCATAAGCTCCATCTCCTTGGCATCACGTGCTGCTCTCGGGAAATACTTCTTATAAAATTCATCCCTAAAGGTATCCCAAGGAATGTCATTTTCATTCTGTTGCAGTAGTCGCTGTATCCCCTGCCACCAATGCTCCGCTTCTCCTTCCAGCATATAAGTAGCGAACTCCACGTGTTGGCCTTCCAGAACATGTTGCGCTCCCAGTGATCGTTCGATACCTCGAAACCAGTTGTCAGCATCGGTCGCAACGAGTGTACCTTTAAACTTAGGCGGGTTAACCTTTAGAAAGGTCGCAAGGGTCATAGGTCTTTCAGGATGCCCTAAGTTGTTCTCATCATTCCTACTATCTTCCCCATGCTCATTCTCATTCCTGTTTCTCACTCCAAGACGGTCAACAGCCCTAGCCGCTGCAACTGCAGCCTCACGCACTGCCTCAGCTACAGCGTTCATGGTAGTCATAAACGTTTCCTGTTCTCTCTCTCGGTTATCACTAGTGGTTCCTTCTCGCGCACTTCGTCTCTGTGGTCTCATTGTAGTcctgttcacaccaaacaatcgttattaaggtgatcagtctcaataccTCAAGTTAAGTGTGAACATTCCCAAAATAAAAACACAGAAACGATCATGCAACACATATCATTGAGATATCCTATAAGCATGAGACACAcaacagagtatgcaatgaagcatagtcagtccactccccaggctctactgggaacgaaccgctctgataccaaattgtaacgacccaatttcttgtacgtcatgatcatactaaaaactgagcgctaccaacttgtcttcctaattattatctattatttatcatatgagcctgattcgttgttaaaaacgtagttaatttgcgaggtacttttttttttgaaaacatttggattaataaacagaatcattcataagcaattcacaaataataatagataaaacagttataaacaaccacataTAAATACATCTCAAGCAGTTGATAACATTCCGTGATCCAGCTTTATTAGAACATAGACCGTTAGTtaaaacacccctagatatagttaaataataactatatacatatatatacatacaacatcctaggccctgacctgttcaagaagtccctaagctggcgcccaggctagcctagactctatactcacctagtccctctaacctactaaagcgagggaaaatACGTTCTAGGTCTTctaaactc
The genomic region above belongs to Arachis stenosperma cultivar V10309 chromosome 5, arast.V10309.gnm1.PFL2, whole genome shotgun sequence and contains:
- the LOC130980845 gene encoding uncharacterized protein LOC130980845; the protein is MTTMNAVAEAVREAAVAAARAVDRLGVRNRNENEHGEDSRNDENNLGHPERPMTLATFLKVNPPKFKGTLVATDADNWFRGIERSLGAQHVLEGQHVEFATYMLEGEAEHWWQGIQRLLQQNENDIPWDTFRDEFYKKYFPRAARDAKEMELMQLKQGDMTIAEYARKFDDLCRFSKICQGNPADFEEWKCLKFEGGLREELMNSVVPLEIRNFAELVNKSKLVEECSKKLAIARASRREDLQRDFVQNLAPQGRNFKAIGQFQHWNGNHRAVSLLTCNNGSDNNRDIRQGHESQPHQAQNGVICPTCGKNHGSRLCRVRTGLCYYCNKERHRARDCRKRMVDESAGNTIKFGKKVRFYPNNR